The genomic region CTGGGGCTTGCCGGCGCGTTGGCATTCTCCGCGGTCGGCTCAGGGTTGGGCGCAGGCTATGCAGGGATGGCGGCGGTCGGCGCCTGGAAAAGGGCCTTTGCGCAGAATAAGACAGCCTCGTTTATGCTCATAGTGTTTGTAGGCGCCCCTCTTACGCAGACCATTTACGGCATGATCATAATGAATAAGATCGCCGAAGCGGCGGCGCAGGGTTTCTACCTGTGGGGGCTGGGGATCTTCTGCGGCATAGCTTGCGGTGTCTCTGCGCTTATGCAGGGCAAGGCCGGAGCTGTGGCAGCCGATGCTCTGGGCGCAACCGACAAAGGATTCGGTAATTATATCATAGTTTTGGGTATTATTGAGACCGTAGCCCTCTTTGTAATGGCATTCGCCCTTGGTGTTATCGGCAAGGTCACCGGCGCTTAATAGCGTATTGACAGCTTAAAATAAAAACAGTTGTTAATTACGAACCTTTGTGCTATAGTATTTGTATCAATAGCACAAAGGTTTTGTAATGAAAGACAAAGAAAGAAAATTAGCTCGCGCGTTACGTTCCGACGGATGGTCGTTGCGGGCGATTGCTGCACAAACCAAATGCTCTAAAGGTTCTGTAAGCAAGTGGATATCAGATATACATCTGACCGATGAGCAGATAGAAAGATTAAAGTCTAATCAAGACAAGGGGCGGGCAAAAGCAGCGAAGCACCCCAGAAGCAGTAAACAAAAATGGGCTAATATACGTAACGGAATCATAGCTTCTTCTCAAAAAGAAATATCATCTAAATATTCAAACAAGATTCTTAAAATAGTGGGGGCCGCCCTATATTGGGCAGAAGGTTATAACGCAAGCAGGAATGCAATAGTATTTGCCAATACAGACCCCCGTATGATAAAATTAATTATGCTCTTTTTCAGAGAGATATGCAAAGTTCCTGAAGGAAAATTCCGGGGAAAGATATTTATCCATCCTCATCTGAACGTAAAAGAAGCGGAAAAATATTGGTCTAATGTCAGCGGCATATCTCTCGCGCAGTTTAATAAGCCTCTTTTGGCTATCAGTAAATCAAGTTTAGGAAAAAGAGATACTCTGCCCTTCGGAACTTTCAGCGTAATGATCGGCGATGTTTATGTATGTTCGAGAATCAAGGGATGGATACAAGGTATGAGCAAATGGGCGGATAGTTCAGTTGGTTAGAACGCCTCGTTTACACCGAGGAGGTCATAGGTTCAAGTCCTATTCCGCCTACCATTTTATATACTTGTATTTTTAGGCGTTTTAGTTTATAATCTGTGGCACATTTGGGGACGTAGTTCAGTTTGGTTAGAACGTCAGATTGTCGATCTGAAGGTCGCGGGTTCGACCCCCGTCGTCCCCGCCAGTAAACATAAAAGACATACAAGATATTTATATATTGAATCTTCTTGTGTGTCTTTTTCTTTTTGAAATATCTTGAGTATTTGATAGCATAAAAATAGCACACTTTTTCAAGACCATCCTGCTCACCCATTTCTATCCACAGCCCAAATGGCACATATCCTTGCCAGCTTCATATTTCTGCTGTATATTTGAGACGCCACTTCTGCGCCAGCCCTATTAAACGAATAAAAAGTAACTTTTTTCTTGACATTTACAACAGTATTTGATACCCTATCTGCATGGCGCACTATTGTTTTATAATATTCAGAAGGAAAAATCGTGAACTATCGGAGGTATGAGATGATGAAGAAATCAATTACCATTTTTGCTTTTGCGACTCTAATGTTATGCCTTGGCCCGGTTTTTGTCAGCGAACTTAATGCTGATTGCCAGATTGGCGCATTTATTGCTGATTGGAGCAAAAACGCTACTTATCCCTGGCATGGTGAGCAAGGTATTTTAAACTATGAAGAGATTATTCAAAGGAAGGTGGCTTGTATCAAGATATATCAAAAAATTGTTGATGAATTTCCTTTCGTGGAAGCTTTAGGTGTTCATAATCATGG from Candidatus Omnitrophota bacterium harbors:
- a CDS encoding V-type ATP synthase subunit K (produces ATP from ADP in the presence of a proton gradient across the membrane; the K subunit is a nonenzymatic component which binds the dimeric form by interacting with the G and E subunits) — encoded protein: MDNSVLVQFKDLGLAGALAFSAVGSGLGAGYAGMAAVGAWKRAFAQNKTASFMLIVFVGAPLTQTIYGMIIMNKIAEAAAQGFYLWGLGIFCGIACGVSALMQGKAGAVAADALGATDKGFGNYIIVLGIIETVALFVMAFALGVIGKVTGA